In the Streptomyces formicae genome, one interval contains:
- a CDS encoding type II CAAX prenyl endopeptidase Rce1 family protein: MSTPLRVLVLVAVVLLYYWLGKAVLFRAVRHLAAVTRIGPARWNTAQRADVFELAAAGASHVVVVAALLAVTGIGPGMLVSGLARPELLGLGVLLGIGELAIGSLICRALIEVKLSGGGRRRGPAVPANSARHVGVSGTGVRAPTPVRTRPREDRGLSLRSWLGRSRGGWIRHHLTALKVLPLWAALGLTGVQVASEELVFRGIALTWLRDAGPFVALSTSIVLFVVMQAFFMSTWQGAMFPLVGGVVMGVVHGLVFWAVPDVAPLVVAHVVFFVFAVI; this comes from the coding sequence ATGAGTACGCCGCTGCGCGTCCTCGTCCTGGTCGCGGTCGTGCTCCTCTACTACTGGCTCGGCAAGGCCGTGCTGTTCCGCGCCGTGCGGCACCTCGCGGCCGTGACCCGGATCGGCCCGGCCCGCTGGAACACGGCGCAGCGCGCCGACGTCTTCGAGCTGGCCGCGGCGGGGGCCAGCCACGTCGTGGTGGTGGCGGCGCTCCTGGCGGTGACCGGGATCGGGCCCGGCATGCTGGTCTCGGGCCTCGCCCGGCCCGAGCTGCTCGGTCTCGGGGTGCTGCTCGGCATCGGTGAACTGGCCATCGGGTCGCTGATCTGCCGGGCGCTGATCGAGGTGAAACTGTCGGGAGGCGGGCGGCGGCGGGGGCCTGCCGTGCCCGCCAACTCCGCACGGCACGTGGGTGTTTCAGGAACGGGCGTACGCGCGCCCACCCCCGTCCGCACACGGCCCCGCGAGGACCGCGGGCTCTCCCTGCGCTCCTGGCTCGGGCGCTCGCGCGGCGGGTGGATCCGGCATCACCTCACCGCCCTGAAGGTGCTTCCGCTGTGGGCGGCGCTCGGCCTGACCGGGGTCCAGGTCGCCTCCGAGGAGCTGGTGTTCCGGGGCATCGCCCTCACCTGGCTGCGCGACGCGGGGCCCTTCGTCGCGCTCTCCACCTCCATCGTGCTGTTCGTCGTCATGCAGGCGTTCTTCATGTCCACCTGGCAGGGCGCGATGTTCCCCCTGGTGGGCGGCGTGGTGATGGGGGTCGTGCACGGCCTGGTGTTCTGGGCGGTGCCGGACGTGGCGCCGCTCGTGGTGGCCCATGTCGTGTTCTTCGTGTTCGCCGTCATCTGA
- a CDS encoding LLM class flavin-dependent oxidoreductase gives MEHGLSFLPDAEHHGLPAPEYFRTLLDLSRLADEAGLSHVKITEHYLRAYGGYCPSPLAFLASVASVTTRVRLMTGCVLPVFHHPLRLASEAAMVDALSGGRLDVGFARAYLPYEFEAFGVPMDGSRERFTATVDAVLRLWTEEKVTVDTPYFRFADATALPRPVQSPHPPTWIAAVRSRSSFAWAGEQGHGLLVTPALTPLEEMADHIAVYRESFAQAGRPEGRSRVLASLPLYVGRDDGEAFATADPLLAHYLRVWAESTDAWTTTVSTDYRGYTGMSRAIRAMTPESFRTLGGAVVGGPHRVADRIRQIADVLDVDGFLWQVDFGAVGGAVARAGVERFCADVLPELADPAQRGGTGR, from the coding sequence ATGGAGCACGGCCTGTCGTTCCTGCCCGATGCCGAACACCACGGGCTGCCCGCGCCCGAGTACTTCCGGACGCTGCTCGACCTCAGCAGGCTCGCCGACGAGGCGGGGCTCAGCCACGTGAAGATCACCGAGCACTATCTGCGCGCCTACGGCGGCTACTGTCCGAGCCCGCTGGCGTTCCTGGCGAGCGTCGCCTCCGTCACGACGCGGGTGCGGCTGATGACCGGCTGCGTGCTGCCGGTCTTCCACCATCCGCTGCGGCTCGCGTCGGAGGCGGCGATGGTGGACGCGCTCAGCGGGGGGCGGCTCGACGTGGGGTTCGCGCGGGCGTATCTCCCTTACGAGTTCGAGGCGTTCGGGGTGCCGATGGACGGCAGCCGCGAGCGGTTCACCGCCACGGTGGACGCGGTCCTGCGCCTGTGGACCGAGGAGAAGGTCACGGTCGACACGCCGTACTTCCGGTTCGCCGACGCGACGGCGCTGCCCCGCCCCGTGCAGTCCCCGCACCCGCCGACCTGGATCGCGGCCGTCCGCTCCCGGTCGAGCTTCGCGTGGGCGGGCGAGCAGGGGCACGGGCTCCTGGTGACTCCGGCGCTGACGCCGCTGGAGGAGATGGCCGACCACATCGCGGTGTACCGGGAGAGCTTCGCGCAGGCCGGGCGCCCGGAAGGCCGCTCGCGGGTGCTCGCGAGCCTGCCGCTGTACGTCGGCAGGGACGACGGCGAGGCGTTCGCGACGGCGGACCCGCTGCTCGCCCACTACCTGCGCGTGTGGGCCGAGTCGACGGACGCGTGGACGACGACGGTCTCCACGGACTACCGCGGCTACACCGGCATGAGCCGGGCGATCCGCGCGATGACCCCCGAGTCGTTCCGCACCCTCGGCGGCGCGGTCGTGGGCGGCCCGCACCGGGTCGCCGACCGCATCCGGCAGATCGCCGACGTCCTCGACGTGGACGGCTTCCTGTGGCAGGTGGACTTCGGCGCGGTCGGCGGGGCGGTGGCCCGTGCGGGCGTGGAGCGGTTCTGTGCGGACGTCCTGCCGGAACTGGCCGATCCCGCGCAGCGGGGCGGAACCGGCCGGTGA
- a CDS encoding LuxR C-terminal-related transcriptional regulator, producing the protein METDSAVRTRRREITVLVTEDDTLDRKAFTRLLQQEPGLRLVGDAEARTDVVREAVRLAPDVVLVDLERTEKPLETVAALRRHCPCARSVILTTAGDVAQLRRAVAAGTSAFVMKTVSIRGLRDVLRRVMAGERVLDPDLSVRALLTERCPLTPRECEVLGVSRQSTTVAEIAATVSLSPGTVRNYLSRAITKTGARNRHEAAAAAARLGWI; encoded by the coding sequence GTGGAGACCGACAGTGCTGTGAGGACCCGGCGCCGTGAGATCACCGTGCTGGTGACGGAGGACGACACGCTCGACAGGAAGGCGTTCACGCGCCTTCTTCAACAGGAGCCCGGGCTGCGCCTGGTCGGCGACGCCGAGGCCAGGACGGACGTGGTGCGCGAGGCCGTCCGGCTGGCACCGGACGTGGTCCTGGTCGACCTGGAACGTACCGAGAAGCCCCTGGAGACGGTGGCGGCGCTCCGCAGGCACTGCCCCTGCGCGCGCAGCGTCATCCTGACCACGGCGGGGGACGTCGCGCAGCTGCGCAGGGCGGTGGCGGCGGGGACGTCCGCCTTCGTCATGAAGACCGTCTCGATCAGGGGCCTGCGGGACGTCCTCAGGCGGGTCATGGCGGGCGAGCGGGTACTCGACCCGGACCTGTCCGTCCGCGCCCTGCTCACCGAACGATGTCCGCTCACCCCGCGCGAATGCGAAGTCCTGGGCGTATCACGACAGTCGACGACGGTGGCCGAGATAGCGGCCACCGTCTCCCTGTCTCCGGGCACGGTGCGCAACTACCTGTCACGAGCGATCACGAAGACGGGCGCGCGCAACCGCCACGAGGCGGCTGCGGCGGCGGCTCGGCTGGGCTGGATCTGA
- the hutI gene encoding imidazolonepropionase: MPTTLITNIASLVTNDPSQGDGSPIGLLTDAAVVLDGENVAWVGPAAKAPAADTTYDAENRAVIPGFVDSHSHLVFAGDRTQEFNARMSGRSYSAGGIRTTVAATRAASDEELEANVVRYLAEALRQGTTTFETKSGYGLTTEHEARALRIASAHTDEVTYLGAHIVSPDYAEDPAAYVELVTGEMLDACAPHARWIDVFCEKGAFDGDQARAILTAGKAKGLHPRIHANQLSYGPGVQLAVELDAASADHCTHLTDADVDALAQGDTVATLLPGAEFSTRAEWPDARRLLDAGATVALSTDCNPGSSFTSSVPFCIALAVRDMGMTPDEAIWSATAGGAAALRRDDVGRIAVGARADLALLDAPSHVHLAYRPGVPLVTRVWRRGEPVA; encoded by the coding sequence ATGCCCACCACCCTCATCACCAACATCGCCAGCCTCGTCACCAACGACCCCTCCCAGGGGGACGGAAGCCCCATCGGCCTCCTGACGGACGCGGCCGTCGTCCTGGACGGCGAGAACGTCGCCTGGGTCGGCCCCGCCGCGAAGGCGCCCGCCGCCGACACGACGTACGACGCGGAGAACCGGGCCGTGATCCCCGGCTTCGTCGACTCCCACTCCCACCTGGTCTTCGCGGGCGATCGCACGCAGGAGTTCAACGCCCGTATGTCGGGCCGGAGTTACTCGGCGGGCGGCATCCGCACGACGGTGGCGGCGACGCGCGCGGCGAGCGACGAGGAACTCGAGGCCAACGTCGTCCGCTACCTCGCCGAGGCGCTGCGCCAGGGCACGACCACGTTCGAGACGAAGTCGGGCTACGGCCTCACGACGGAGCACGAGGCGCGGGCCCTGCGCATCGCGTCGGCGCACACGGACGAGGTCACCTACCTCGGCGCGCACATCGTCTCCCCCGACTACGCGGAGGACCCGGCGGCGTACGTGGAGCTGGTGACGGGCGAGATGCTCGACGCCTGTGCCCCGCACGCCCGCTGGATCGACGTCTTCTGCGAGAAGGGCGCCTTCGACGGCGACCAGGCCCGCGCGATCCTGACGGCGGGCAAGGCGAAGGGCCTGCACCCCCGCATCCACGCGAACCAGCTGTCGTACGGTCCTGGCGTCCAGCTCGCGGTGGAGCTGGACGCGGCATCGGCGGACCACTGCACGCACCTGACGGACGCCGACGTCGACGCCCTCGCGCAGGGCGACACGGTGGCCACCCTGCTCCCCGGCGCCGAGTTCTCCACCCGGGCCGAGTGGCCGGACGCCCGCCGCCTCCTCGACGCGGGCGCCACGGTCGCGCTCTCCACGGACTGCAACCCGGGTTCGTCCTTCACCTCCTCGGTCCCCTTCTGCATCGCCCTCGCCGTACGGGACATGGGCATGACCCCCGACGAGGCGATCTGGTCGGCCACGGCGGGCGGCGCGGCGGCCCTGCGCCGCGACGACGTCGGCCGGATCGCGGTGGGCGCCCGCGCCGACCTGGCCCTTCTCGACGCCCCGAGTCACGTGCACCTCGCCTACCGTCCCGGCGTGCCGCTGGTGACGCGCGTGTGGCGGCGCGGGGAGCCGGTGGCCTGA
- a CDS encoding formimidoylglutamate deiminase — translation MTTERTDTYWLEHAWLGTHVEPGVAVDVTGDRITAVRTGAEAPPPGAEVLRGLTLPGLANAHSHAFHRALRGTVQVGSGTFWTWREVMYSVADRLTPETYHALARAVYAEMALAGITTVGEFHYLHHGPGGTPYADPNAMGEALIQAAADAGVRITLLDTAYVASGLLDEERGKEPNHHQLRFSDGTTQAWAERASLLKDRDHARIGAAIHSVRAVPARQLGTVAEWAGARGAPLHVHLSEQTAENDACLAVHGRTPTRLLADHGVLGARTTGVHNTHLTDEDIALLGGTSTGTCMCPTTERDLADGIGPAVRLQRAGSPLSLGSDSHAVIDMLEEARAMELNERLRSHTRGHWTAAALLRAASADGHAALGWPDAGAIEQGALADLTTIALDSVRTAGPVPRLGAETVLFAGTSADVRHTVAGGRHVVRGGVHALVPDVPSALAEAIAALRD, via the coding sequence GTGACGACGGAGCGGACGGACACGTACTGGCTGGAGCACGCCTGGCTCGGCACCCATGTCGAGCCGGGCGTGGCGGTGGACGTGACCGGCGACCGGATCACGGCGGTCCGCACGGGCGCCGAGGCGCCCCCACCGGGTGCGGAGGTGCTGCGCGGCCTGACACTGCCCGGCCTCGCGAACGCCCACTCGCACGCCTTCCACCGGGCCCTGCGCGGCACGGTCCAGGTCGGCTCCGGCACCTTCTGGACGTGGCGCGAGGTCATGTACTCGGTGGCGGACCGGCTGACGCCCGAGACGTACCACGCGCTCGCGCGTGCGGTGTACGCGGAGATGGCGCTCGCGGGCATCACCACGGTCGGCGAGTTCCACTACCTCCACCACGGCCCCGGCGGCACGCCGTACGCCGATCCCAACGCGATGGGCGAGGCGCTGATCCAGGCGGCCGCCGACGCGGGCGTGCGCATCACGCTCCTGGACACGGCGTACGTCGCCTCCGGCCTGCTCGACGAGGAGCGCGGCAAGGAGCCCAACCACCATCAGCTCCGCTTCTCCGACGGGACGACGCAGGCGTGGGCGGAGCGGGCCTCGCTCCTCAAGGACCGCGACCACGCGCGCATCGGCGCGGCGATCCACTCCGTACGGGCGGTCCCCGCGCGGCAGTTGGGCACGGTGGCGGAGTGGGCCGGGGCCCGCGGCGCCCCGCTCCACGTCCACCTCTCCGAGCAGACGGCGGAGAACGACGCGTGCCTCGCCGTCCACGGCCGCACCCCGACGCGCCTGCTCGCCGACCACGGCGTGCTCGGCGCGCGCACCACGGGCGTCCACAACACGCACCTCACGGACGAGGACATCGCGCTGCTCGGCGGCACGTCGACGGGCACCTGCATGTGCCCCACCACCGAGCGCGACCTGGCCGACGGCATCGGCCCCGCCGTCCGCCTCCAGCGGGCGGGCAGCCCGCTCTCGCTCGGCAGCGACAGCCACGCGGTGATCGACATGCTCGAAGAGGCGCGGGCGATGGAGCTGAACGAGCGGCTCCGCTCGCACACGCGCGGCCACTGGACGGCGGCGGCCCTGCTGCGCGCGGCCTCCGCCGACGGCCACGCGGCCCTCGGCTGGCCCGACGCGGGCGCCATCGAGCAGGGCGCTCTGGCCGACCTCACGACCATCGCCCTGGACTCGGTCCGCACGGCGGGTCCCGTCCCGCGCCTCGGCGCCGAGACGGTGCTCTTCGCCGGGACGTCGGCGGACGTCCGCCACACGGTGGCAGGGGGCCGTCATGTCGTACGCGGCGGTGTCCACGCCCTGGTCCCCGACGTGCCGTCGGCGCTGGCGGAGGCGATCGCGGCGCTCAGAGACTAA